The stretch of DNA CCGCGATCCGCGAGCCAGCAGCGAGATGCTCGAGGCGGCGGTGATCGCCGGGGTGACCAGTGAGGGCGTCGACGCGCTGCGCGTCGGGGTGCTGCCGACACCGGCCGTGGCATACCTGACGAGCGCCTACGACGCCGACTTCGGCGTGATGATCTCGGCGTCGCACAACCCGATGCCCGACAACGGCATCAAGATCTTCGGGCCCGGCGGACACAAGCTCGATGACGCCGCCGAGGACCGCATCGAAGAACTCGTCCACCAGGGTCCGGGCAGCCGGCCGACTGGCGCTGGCATCGGGCGCGTCGTCGACGCTGAGGACGCTTTGGACCGCTACTTGCGCCACGCGAGCAAGGCCGTCACCACGCGGCTGGACGGTCTGACTGTGGTGGTGGACTGCGCGCACGGGGCGGCATCATCTGCTGCGCCTCGCGCATACCGCGCGGCAGGTGCGAACGTCATCGCGATCAACGCCGAGCCCAACGGGCTGAACATCAACGATGGCTGCGGGTCCACGCACATGGACCAGCTCCGGGCCGCGGTGGTCTCACACGGTGCCGACCTCGGACTGGCGCACGACGGGGATGCGGACCGGTGCTTGGCGGTCGATGCCGCGGGCCGGGTGATCGACGGCGACGCGATCATGGTGATCCTCGCGCTGGCGATGCGCGACGCAGGCGAGCTGGCGTCGAACACCTTGGTGGCGACCGTGATGAGCAACCTCGGGCTGCACCTGGCCATGCGCGCCGCGGGCATCGAGGTTCGCACCACCGGCGTGGGTGACCGCTACGTGCTGGAAGAGCTTCGGGCAGGCGAATATTCGCTTGGCGGTGAGCAATCAGGCCACATCGTGATGCCTGCCCTGGGTACGACGGGAGACGGCATCGTCACAGGATTGCGGCTGATGTCGAGGATGGCGCAGACGCGCTTGTCGTTGGCGGCGCTGGCCGAGCCGATGCAGACCCTGCCGCAGGTTTTGATCAACGTGCAGGTCGCCGACAAGGCTACGGTGGCGGATGCGCCGTCGGTGCGCTCGGCGGTGGCCGAGGCCGAGGCGGAGCTCGGGGATAGCGGTCGAATCCTGTTGCGGCCCTCCGGAACCGAACAGGTGGTCCGCGTGATGGTCGAGGCGGCCGACGAGGACACCGCGCGACAGGTGGCCGTACGGGTCGCAGAGTCGGTGAGCGACCAACGCTGAAATTGGTTGGAACCGGCGGGGCTTCACCGGCGTCCTAGCGTGTATGGGACAAGCTGAGGTCGCCCGTGTCGACGTGTCGGCGCTGCACGCAGTGGCGCGCCAATACGAGACGGTCGCCGACATCGTCGACGGTGCGGTGCGCACGCATTTGTCCGGGTTGATGTTCGACGGTGCCGCGGCGGGCCGTGCGCACGTGGCACGTGGTGACGGACTACGCACGGCCGTCGACCACGTCGTGGACCAACTCTGGCAGTGGTCCATAGCCGCGGCCGAAATTGCCGCGGCGTTGCGTACATCTGCCGATCGGTACACCGAGGCCGATGTCAGCGCTGCCCGGCGAGTGGGGTAACGGTGGCCGAAAAGTATGATGTTGCAGCACGATTGGCGGAAGGGCAGCCGTCGGTCGATGACGTTCAGACATATGTGTGGGCCTGTCACATGCTGGGCTACGCGGATCCGGATCTGACGCTGCACGCCGCGCAGGTACGCGATTGGTACGGCACCGAGGACGGCCTCGATCTGCGTGCGCTTGACGCCGACTGTGCTGCGCTCGAGGCGGCGGTGGCGGCGACGGAAGATGCGCTGGCGCGCCAGGACATTGTCGCGTTGTCGGCGGCCTGGCAGGGTGACGGTGCTGACGCGTCGCAGGCGTTCCTGCGCCGACATGGTGAAGCATCTGCGGCTGCGGCGGCTGCGGTGCGCACATCGGCGGATGCGTTGGCGGCGCTGCGGGATAACTTGTGGCAGACCGTCGATGGGAAGGTGTCCGCCGCGATCGCCGCCGCTGGCCGGGCGCCGAAGGACTGGTTGGCGGCCGCGCATACGGTGACGACGGGTGCAGGCGATCGTGCGGCAGCCAGTGAACGAATCGATCATGAGGTTAAGCCATTCGTCGACAACGACATTCGCGACGGGTGGCTGACCGCGATGCGTTCGGCGATGGCTGCCGTGACGGATCTGTACGACGCGGCGACTGCTGAGCTGACCGCCGAAGCGGACGCGGTATTCCAAGTGCCCGGTGATCTCGGTCCGTCGTGGACGCCGCCGCCGCGTGACGAGGACGCCGTCACGGTACCGGCGGCGGCGAGTGTGGTGGCGCCGCCGGTTGGGGCGTTGCCGTTGTGGAATGCATCGGGCGCCCCGCCGCCGGCGCCGGCGCCTGCGGTGCCCCCGCCGATGCCCGCGCCAGCGCCTGCACCGCCCGTCGACGCGGCCTCGACCGCACCCGCGATGGCAGCACCGCCGTCGATGCCCTCACTCGGTGGAATGCCGGAAATCGGCAGCGGTTTATCAGGATTCGGGCAGCAGCTCGCCGACGCATTCGGCAGTCTGCTCGGGTCGGCCGACGACACATTGGATACCCCCGGCATCGACGATCCGAAGATCGACGACGGATTGGACGACGATCCGGAAAACGACGACTCGGAAGATGACGAGTCCGTTGACCCTGCAGCGGATGTAAACGGTTCGCCCGCCGAGGAGGAACCGGGTGAGGAGGCTGTCCCAAAGCCTGCCTGCGAACCGGCCGACACTCCGATTGAGCCGCCGCCACCCGTCGAGCCGGCGCCCACTCCGGTGCCGGAGCCGTCGCCTGATCCTGCGCCGCCGGCAGAACCCGCGGCGCCGGAACCCGTCGCTGCCGAAACGCCGTGTGAAATCGCGGCCGACGAACTACCACAAGTGGGCGAGTGACAGAGTTGCCGTCCGTCTGACGGGGCCGCACCTCGGGTAACCAAGGATCGTCCGGGTCGTGCGCGGGCTACGCACACGCGAAGCCGTCCTCCCCGGCGCGGCATTTTCCGCTACGCCGACGACTCCGACTCGTTGTTCGGGGTGGGGCCATGGCTGCCTGCGCTGTACTTCGCGTTCGGCGTCGTCGTTGCCCTACTCGCCGAAATCGCTGCGAAGGATCGGCAGCCAAGCGTCAGATCGTCTGCGTCCGGCATGCCAGCGCCGCGTTGACGAATGCATCGCGGGCCGGGTTCTCGATCGCCGCATCCCAGATCAGCGTGACCTGGCTGGGACCGATGTCCTGAATCGGCAGGACGCGAACATCCGGCCTGCGGTAGAACGCGGACGTCGACCGAGGCAAGATCACGAAACCCGCCTGCGCCGCAACGAGTTCCAGCTTTTCCTCCACGGTGTGCGCCATCTGGCCGGCGCGGCGATGCTCCGGGGTTGCGATGGCGTACCACTCCGGCACCGTGGCAGGGTCCTGGAGCAGTCGCTTGGATGCCAGATCATCAAGCCGGACCGACCGCTTCTTCGCGAGTGGATCCGAGACGGGCAATACGACGACTCGCGGCTCCTCCAGCAGTGGTGCGCTGCCCAGTCCGTGGTGATCAATCGGCTCGCGGGCGTAGACCACGTCGACCTCGCCGCGATGCACGACATCGATCTGATCGGTCCATCCGACTTGCACCACTATGGCTCGCCGCGAGGGGTCGCCGCCTTCGAACGCCGCGGCGGCAGCCGTCGCCAAAAGGCCGGGCATGACGCCGACGGTTACCGTCACCGTCGGATCGGCAGCACGAGACAGGCGCTGCTGCAACGCTTTTACTTCAGAAAGCAGAAACCGGGCATCGTCGAGCAGCTGCTTGCCCGCAATGGTCAATTCCGTTCCACGAGAGTCGCGGACGAACAACCGCGCGCCGATCTCGCTTTCGAACGACCGGATCTGGCGCGACAGGACGGGCTGCGCGATGTGCAGTCGTTCTGCTGCGCGACCAAAGTTCAGTTCTTCGGCGACTGCCACGAAGTAGCGGAGTTTGCGCATGTCGAGGTCGCGGGCGGTCATACCCACAGGGTATCGCTCGACGACGAAAAGGGTCTTGGACTCTGCGCACATTCCGGCCCGACAGTGGAGAGATGAGCCTGAAAAACGCACGAGTCCTCGTTATCGGCGGCACCTCCGGCATAGGCCTCGGCGTCGCATCCGCCGCCGCTGATCGCGGAGCCACTCCGATCGTGGTGTCCCGCCGGCGGTCCAGCGTCGACCACGCACTGGCCCAACTGCCGGAGCATGCGCGCGGCGCCGCCCTCGACCTCACCGATCTAGCGGCAGTGCAGCGCCTGGCCGCCGACATCGGTGCCATCGAACACCTCGTGTTCACCGCGGGCGAGTCTCTTCAACTGGCGCCGCTGGCCGATCTCACCCCCGACGTCATCACCGGCTTCTTTCAGACGCGGTTCGTCGGCGCGCTGACCGCGGTGCGGGCGTTCGCGCCGCACATCACGGCGGACGGGTCGATCACGCTGACAAGTGGCACCGCTGCGGAACAACCGGGCTTCGGTGCTCTACCGGTGAGCATCTGCGGCGCGATGAACGCGCTGACCAAGGCGCTCGCGGTGGAGTTGGCGCCGATTCGAGTCAATGCCGTGGCGCCTGGTGTCGTGCGTACCCCGCTGTGGGATGCGATGAGCGAAGCGGACCGCCAAAACATGTACACCCAAGCCGCGCAACAACTTCCATTGGGTCGGATCGGCGAGGTGGCCGACACGGCGTTGGCATACATCTATTGCATGGAGCAGGCATTCGGCACCGGCACCGTATTGACCGTCGACGGCGGGACGGTGTTGGTTTAGGACTCGCCGAGCCTCGTTCTGAGCAGCGGAATCTGGCCCCGCGAGAGCGAGCGCCCCCAAAAATAGGGAACCCTCCCCATTCAATCGCGACCGTCTGCGCGAATGGCAACCTTGCAGACAACCTGTGAGCACGCTGAACGAGCGGCTGGCCACTTCTCGTTTAGGCGCACGACTTCTGAGCCGCGATTGCACGTTTCATTGCCCGACTCGCTGACGTCGCGAGCCATCACTGCGCCACCGGCGTACATCTTTCGCAGGGACTGCGAGGCCTCCAACGTGGGCCAAGAATCCTCCAAGCCGACAGGCGCAGCATCTGTACGGACAAGCCACAGACATCCGCCTGGAAGGAACCTGACATGACAAGGCGTCACACGCTCGCGCTGATCGCTGCGGCGACCGCTGCAGCCGTGGCAGCCCTCGGCTCGGCAGCATCAGCGCACGCCCAGACGTATGACTACTTTCAGTCACCCTCCGGGAACATCGGCTGCGAGATGATCAAATCCGATGACGGTACGGGTTTTGTCACATGCAAGACCAAAGATCACGCCTGGGTGGCGCCATCGACATCGGGCAGTGACTGCGAGTTCGCCGGCTCCGACTTGAAGCTGTCCCAAGGGAAGGCGCCCTGCGTAGGCGTCTGGCCGAGTCAGATCTTCCTCCTGCAGGACCCGCAATACGGCGGGTTGCAGACACTCGACTACGGACAGACACGCTCGATTGGGACGATAACTTGCACAAGCGAGCCTTCGGGCGTGGCCTGCACCGACAGCATCACGGGCCATTTCTTCCGTGTATCGCGGGAGTCCTACGAGCTGGGATGAGACGAACGGTGAAGCGAAACTCTTATACTGTCATAGCTCTTTCGGCGGGGATAGTCGCAGCCACAGCATCGGCCCCAGTAGCCGCCGCTAACCCGGCGCCAACGAGTGTTGAGCAGCTTTGCGCTGCACAACAATGGCCAAGGCCCGTGCCTGATGTCGTCGGGACAAACCTCGATGACGTGACTGTCCAAGGGGCACTGAGCTGTTGGGACGAGGTTCGCGCAGTCGCGCCGGACGGACACGATCCGATCAACAATCCGACCCGTGCCGCCGATGCGGTTGGATACCGCATTACCGCCCTGTCACCACCGCCTGGCACTCCCGTCGAGCGCGACGATGTGGTGACGGTCCAGGTGGTCAGTGTTGACCGGCAGGCACCGCCAGCATTTCAGCCCTGTGCGTGGGTAACGACCGATGAAGCCTCAGGCATCCTCGGTGGCCCGGCTACCGCCGAGCCGATATTGGACTCGGCCGAATCGGTCGAATTGGCTTGCGCCTATGAGAGATCGCAGGACCGTGGCGTCGAATCCGAGCTACTGCTGCCTGGCGCCTTCCCGGTCGATGCTCCGTCGATGCTCGCGCTCGCGACTGCTGCCGCGAAAAACCCCACGACCGTCGATGGGCTTGGCATCCAAGCCGTGTGCTTGTTCAATCCGGGGACGACGCCGCCATCGACCGCGTTGCTCGTCGTCCTCAGTGGCAACCGGCTCTATCGAGCCGTCGGAAAGTACTACATGCGTTGCGATTCGCTGAAGGAATTCGCACGAACGGCGATCGGCCGCATCGGCGCATAGCCGTCGCTCTCAC from Mycobacterium sp. JS623 encodes:
- the glmM gene encoding phosphoglucosamine mutase produces the protein MARLFGTDGVRGVANQDLTAELALGLGSAAARRLGSVGGHARRIAVVGRDPRASSEMLEAAVIAGVTSEGVDALRVGVLPTPAVAYLTSAYDADFGVMISASHNPMPDNGIKIFGPGGHKLDDAAEDRIEELVHQGPGSRPTGAGIGRVVDAEDALDRYLRHASKAVTTRLDGLTVVVDCAHGAASSAAPRAYRAAGANVIAINAEPNGLNINDGCGSTHMDQLRAAVVSHGADLGLAHDGDADRCLAVDAAGRVIDGDAIMVILALAMRDAGELASNTLVATVMSNLGLHLAMRAAGIEVRTTGVGDRYVLEELRAGEYSLGGEQSGHIVMPALGTTGDGIVTGLRLMSRMAQTRLSLAALAEPMQTLPQVLINVQVADKATVADAPSVRSAVAEAEAELGDSGRILLRPSGTEQVVRVMVEAADEDTARQVAVRVAESVSDQR
- a CDS encoding LysR family transcriptional regulator, whose product is MTARDLDMRKLRYFVAVAEELNFGRAAERLHIAQPVLSRQIRSFESEIGARLFVRDSRGTELTIAGKQLLDDARFLLSEVKALQQRLSRAADPTVTVTVGVMPGLLATAAAAAFEGGDPSRRAIVVQVGWTDQIDVVHRGEVDVVYAREPIDHHGLGSAPLLEEPRVVVLPVSDPLAKKRSVRLDDLASKRLLQDPATVPEWYAIATPEHRRAGQMAHTVEEKLELVAAQAGFVILPRSTSAFYRRPDVRVLPIQDIGPSQVTLIWDAAIENPARDAFVNAALACRTQTI
- a CDS encoding SDR family oxidoreductase, giving the protein MSLKNARVLVIGGTSGIGLGVASAAADRGATPIVVSRRRSSVDHALAQLPEHARGAALDLTDLAAVQRLAADIGAIEHLVFTAGESLQLAPLADLTPDVITGFFQTRFVGALTAVRAFAPHITADGSITLTSGTAAEQPGFGALPVSICGAMNALTKALAVELAPIRVNAVAPGVVRTPLWDAMSEADRQNMYTQAAQQLPLGRIGEVADTALAYIYCMEQAFGTGTVLTVDGGTVLV
- a CDS encoding type VII secretion target — protein: MGQAEVARVDVSALHAVARQYETVADIVDGAVRTHLSGLMFDGAAAGRAHVARGDGLRTAVDHVVDQLWQWSIAAAEIAAALRTSADRYTEADVSAARRVG